In Granulicella tundricola MP5ACTX9, a single genomic region encodes these proteins:
- a CDS encoding TonB-dependent receptor yields the protein MIRIKRHQLCALGTLAFAAAASGQNTTQGAISGTVFDPSEAAIPNATVRIHNDGTNADLTLTTNDSGFFKAPALAPGTYTVTVEATGFGTLRTNQVTVEVNLVTEVSPHLQTGSAGGQTVEVTADAPVLKFDSPAYGGQLTNAEIENIPINNRRWSSLSLLTPGVTNDAQGFGLISFRAIQPQLNNVQIDGADDNQVFYGEERGRTRAGYSTSQVAIREFQINTGVYSAEFGRAVGGVINSVTKSGTNQFHGELYFYHRDQQWSASNQFTTTIAYDPVAGTASKIFFKPKDKRNQWGFGLGGPIIKDKLFFFYAYDQFQRVFPGTGSAASASFYTALTPAQSATLATSIQNGTGKPTTAAQASTAYNNLIAAANTDLGTTPRIGFQIINTPKLDYTINSKNTVSLLYHRLRWDSPGGVQTQSNVFYGKEGFAKDFVKLDYTVAKLDSVITPRITNEIRYQYGRELNDESALPNGSFVNQYMTANGNTPQVNLNNGSQGFIAGQPYYAFRPALPDERKWQIGDTALAQFGPHAVKFGTDIVHNYDLQNTLGFSGFSPNGTYNYTSVLAFAQDALSGDGGGCGTTPAAGVAYAPVGCYSYFHQTVGGTTFDMSTVDYGFFVQDDWKVSPRLTVNVGARYDYESIPGQQANLVVASFAPSANTISDKNNISPRVGFAYDPFGLGKTVIRGGFGMYYGRIPNVNILGARFASGAAAGQLSYNIPAPTAAGAPLLPTLPANFTGQTPDIQYIDKHLQNPYTEQFDLAVQQNLGWDTIFSLSYLGALGRELPNSLNLNVDPANAYTVNYTVLAGTTGTCGPLACGSVVPVKVYGQRRAGSSASVNLNPAYGAVYAGLSNVNANYHAATVGMTKRANKFMSFDVNYTWSHALDYNQTSVTGFSSNNFFDPYGNARANYGNSYLNVRHRAVGWAIFNLPGTKGHHYVDAATNGWSIKPALQVQSGLPYSASVNTANAPAQCTANGCLQATNGGLSGLGVTYVPAIGRNTYTYPRDLVIDVRIQKDFKLTERFNLQFIGEAFNVANYQNVTSLVTTAYNVTSTTNATTGSGTLTYQPHTATGGFGYVNSVNSNFAYSPRNIQAGARLFF from the coding sequence ATGATCCGTATCAAGCGTCATCAACTATGCGCTTTAGGCACACTGGCCTTTGCCGCTGCAGCGTCTGGGCAGAATACGACCCAAGGTGCAATCTCAGGTACGGTCTTTGACCCGAGCGAAGCCGCCATACCAAATGCGACGGTCCGTATTCACAATGACGGAACCAACGCCGACCTCACCTTGACCACCAACGACAGCGGCTTCTTCAAGGCCCCCGCGCTCGCGCCCGGGACCTATACCGTCACGGTGGAGGCCACGGGCTTTGGCACTCTACGGACCAATCAGGTGACTGTGGAGGTGAACCTCGTCACTGAGGTCAGCCCGCACCTGCAGACGGGCTCCGCTGGCGGACAGACGGTTGAAGTTACCGCGGACGCGCCGGTCTTGAAGTTTGATTCGCCGGCTTACGGCGGGCAGTTGACGAACGCTGAGATCGAGAATATTCCGATCAACAATCGTCGTTGGTCGTCGCTCTCCTTGCTGACGCCAGGCGTAACGAACGATGCACAGGGCTTCGGTTTGATCTCATTCCGAGCAATTCAGCCCCAGTTGAACAACGTGCAGATCGACGGCGCGGACGATAACCAGGTCTTCTACGGTGAAGAGCGTGGCCGTACGCGTGCCGGCTACTCCACGTCCCAGGTGGCCATTCGCGAGTTCCAGATCAATACCGGCGTCTACTCGGCCGAGTTTGGCCGCGCAGTCGGCGGCGTCATCAACTCGGTCACCAAGAGCGGCACGAACCAGTTCCATGGTGAGCTCTACTTCTACCACCGCGATCAGCAATGGAGCGCCTCCAACCAGTTCACGACCACCATCGCCTACGACCCGGTTGCCGGCACGGCCAGCAAGATCTTCTTCAAGCCGAAGGACAAGCGCAACCAGTGGGGCTTCGGTCTTGGCGGACCCATCATCAAGGACAAGCTCTTCTTCTTCTACGCGTATGACCAGTTCCAGCGCGTCTTCCCCGGAACCGGTTCTGCTGCTTCCGCTTCGTTCTATACCGCCCTCACGCCAGCGCAGTCCGCAACCCTTGCCACGAGTATTCAGAACGGCACCGGCAAACCCACCACGGCCGCACAGGCCTCTACCGCTTATAACAACCTGATTGCCGCTGCCAACACCGACCTCGGCACCACGCCGCGCATCGGCTTCCAGATCATCAACACCCCCAAGCTCGACTACACGATCAACAGCAAGAACACGGTCAGCCTTCTCTATCACCGGCTGCGTTGGGATTCACCGGGCGGCGTGCAGACCCAGTCCAACGTGTTCTACGGCAAGGAAGGCTTCGCCAAGGACTTCGTCAAGCTGGACTATACGGTCGCCAAGCTGGACTCCGTCATCACCCCACGAATCACCAACGAGATCCGTTACCAGTACGGACGTGAGTTGAACGACGAGAGCGCGCTGCCCAACGGCAGCTTCGTCAATCAGTACATGACCGCAAACGGCAATACCCCGCAGGTCAACCTGAACAACGGTTCCCAGGGCTTCATCGCCGGCCAGCCGTACTATGCCTTCCGGCCTGCATTGCCGGATGAACGCAAATGGCAGATCGGCGATACCGCGTTGGCCCAGTTCGGCCCGCACGCCGTGAAGTTTGGCACGGATATCGTTCATAACTACGATCTTCAGAACACGCTCGGTTTCTCCGGCTTTTCCCCCAACGGAACCTATAACTACACCTCGGTCCTGGCCTTTGCGCAGGATGCCTTGAGCGGCGATGGCGGCGGTTGCGGAACCACCCCGGCAGCCGGAGTCGCATACGCCCCGGTTGGTTGCTATAGCTACTTCCACCAGACGGTCGGCGGCACCACCTTCGATATGTCCACGGTGGACTACGGCTTCTTCGTCCAGGATGACTGGAAGGTTTCGCCCCGCCTCACGGTCAACGTCGGTGCGCGGTACGACTATGAGTCGATCCCCGGACAGCAGGCCAACCTGGTGGTCGCGAGCTTCGCTCCAAGCGCCAACACCATCAGCGACAAGAACAACATCTCCCCGCGCGTAGGTTTCGCCTATGATCCGTTTGGTCTGGGCAAGACCGTGATCCGTGGCGGTTTCGGGATGTATTACGGTCGCATTCCGAACGTAAACATACTCGGAGCGCGCTTCGCTTCAGGCGCCGCGGCAGGCCAGTTGAGCTACAACATCCCGGCGCCTACCGCTGCCGGTGCTCCCTTGCTTCCCACCCTGCCTGCCAACTTCACCGGGCAGACGCCGGACATCCAGTACATCGACAAGCACCTTCAGAATCCCTACACAGAGCAGTTCGATCTGGCTGTTCAGCAGAATCTTGGATGGGACACCATCTTCTCGCTGAGCTATCTCGGTGCATTGGGCCGCGAGTTGCCAAACAGCTTGAACCTGAACGTCGACCCCGCAAACGCTTATACGGTGAACTACACCGTTCTTGCCGGAACAACCGGAACCTGCGGCCCCCTGGCCTGCGGATCCGTAGTGCCGGTCAAGGTCTATGGCCAGCGTCGCGCCGGATCGAGTGCCAGCGTCAACCTGAACCCGGCTTATGGAGCTGTCTACGCGGGCCTCAGCAACGTCAATGCAAACTATCACGCGGCAACTGTAGGTATGACAAAGCGCGCGAACAAGTTCATGAGCTTTGACGTGAACTACACCTGGTCTCACGCGCTCGATTACAACCAGACCTCCGTTACCGGCTTCAGCAGCAACAACTTCTTCGATCCCTACGGCAATGCTCGCGCCAACTACGGCAACTCCTACCTGAACGTGCGGCATCGTGCCGTAGGCTGGGCCATCTTCAACCTGCCCGGTACCAAGGGTCATCACTATGTCGATGCGGCCACCAACGGCTGGTCCATCAAGCCGGCGTTGCAGGTGCAGTCCGGATTGCCTTACAGCGCATCGGTCAATACAGCAAATGCTCCGGCGCAATGCACTGCGAACGGCTGCCTCCAGGCTACGAATGGCGGCTTGTCCGGTCTCGGAGTAACTTATGTGCCGGCCATCGGCCGTAACACCTATACCTATCCTCGTGACCTCGTCATTGACGTCCGCATCCAGAAGGACTTCAAACTGACGGAGCGCTTCAATCTCCAGTTCATCGGCGAAGCGTTCAACGTTGCGAACTATCAGAACGTCACCAGCCTGGTCACGACCGCGTACAACGTGACCTCGACCACAAACGCAACCACCGGATCCGGAACTCTGACCTACCAGCCGCACACTGCGACTGGTGGCTTCGGTTATGTGAACTCCGTCAACAGCAACTTCGCCTACAGCCCTCGCAACATCCAGGCTGGCGCTCGGTTGTTCTTCTAA
- a CDS encoding zinc-binding metallopeptidase family protein, whose amino-acid sequence MAFQRFGRVAVMGLMAASVCVAQQPGEGAGEVAAKSAWLTLTAGQKGEVMQFAEPYKDYLRHAKSAMLSEAELERLARGAGFAEYISAAQVKPGARLIIKNRGRAALFVVVGTDPIESGSRMVGSHEDSPHINLKSRPVIDAPGSMALLKTMPYGGIKRYQWANLPMALVGHIDTVDGRHIEVSIGFGAGEPVFVIADAAPHSDSQLRSRTYTTVFGGEEMNPVIGSIPGEKSTVAAEVMTALRARYKIHDEDLVSSELELVPATQPADVGIDGGLTGSWGQDDKLSAYTSVRALLDVKGTPKKTAMAYVTNFEETGSVNNTGAGSDFLDMAFTTLLDAQGKPATALGVRTAMRNAAVLSADCNDGVNPIFPGNSENSNSAVLGYGVTVKKYGAGFDPNSEFEARVLRVLDENHIAWQTQTPKVDVGGGGTIGGFLSRRNMEVLDIGIPLLSMHSTYEMSSKVDLWSYYRFMKAFYTME is encoded by the coding sequence ATGGCATTCCAACGATTTGGCAGGGTGGCGGTGATGGGGCTGATGGCGGCTTCGGTGTGTGTGGCGCAGCAGCCGGGAGAGGGTGCGGGTGAGGTGGCGGCGAAGTCGGCTTGGCTGACTTTGACCGCGGGGCAGAAGGGTGAGGTGATGCAGTTCGCCGAGCCTTATAAGGACTATCTGCGCCATGCTAAGTCCGCGATGTTGAGCGAGGCGGAGCTGGAGCGACTGGCACGCGGAGCGGGGTTCGCGGAATACATCTCCGCGGCGCAGGTGAAGCCGGGCGCTCGGCTGATCATCAAAAACCGCGGGCGTGCGGCCTTGTTTGTTGTGGTGGGGACTGATCCGATCGAGAGTGGGTCACGGATGGTGGGGTCGCATGAGGACTCGCCGCATATCAATTTGAAGTCACGGCCGGTGATCGATGCGCCGGGATCGATGGCGCTGCTGAAGACGATGCCGTATGGCGGGATCAAACGGTATCAGTGGGCGAACCTACCGATGGCACTGGTGGGGCATATCGATACGGTGGATGGACGGCATATCGAGGTGAGTATCGGGTTTGGGGCGGGCGAGCCGGTGTTTGTGATTGCGGATGCGGCACCGCACTCGGATAGCCAGTTGCGGTCGCGGACTTATACGACAGTATTTGGCGGGGAGGAGATGAATCCGGTGATTGGGAGTATTCCGGGGGAGAAGTCGACCGTGGCGGCGGAGGTGATGACGGCGCTGCGGGCCAGGTACAAGATTCATGATGAGGACCTCGTGTCCTCCGAGCTTGAGCTTGTGCCTGCGACGCAGCCGGCTGATGTGGGGATCGATGGGGGGCTGACGGGATCATGGGGGCAGGACGATAAGCTTTCCGCCTACACGAGCGTGCGTGCGCTGCTGGATGTGAAGGGAACGCCGAAGAAGACGGCGATGGCTTATGTGACGAACTTTGAAGAGACGGGTTCGGTGAACAATACGGGGGCGGGCTCGGACTTTCTGGATATGGCGTTTACGACGCTGCTGGATGCGCAGGGTAAGCCGGCGACAGCGCTGGGAGTGCGGACAGCGATGCGGAATGCGGCGGTGCTATCGGCGGACTGCAACGACGGGGTGAACCCGATCTTTCCGGGGAATTCGGAGAACTCAAACTCCGCCGTGCTGGGGTATGGGGTAACGGTGAAGAAGTATGGTGCAGGGTTCGACCCAAACTCGGAGTTTGAGGCTCGAGTGCTAAGGGTGCTGGATGAGAACCATATCGCGTGGCAGACGCAGACGCCGAAGGTGGATGTGGGGGGCGGAGGGACGATCGGTGGGTTCCTGTCGCGGCGGAATATGGAGGTGCTGGATATCGGGATACCGCTGCTGTCGATGCACTCGACTTATGAGATGTCGTCGAAGGTGGATCTCTGGTCCTACTACCGGTTCATGAAGGCGTTTTACACGATGGAGTAG